A genomic segment from Actinomadura hallensis encodes:
- a CDS encoding helix-turn-helix domain-containing protein has translation MTCGVFLELLAREASPVEFEGPLVQARAEGAPPAVLEELEAAKLAALRVRAVMRRHARREAELEALFDTAGDLAGLRDLDAVLEAITRRARRLLNADIAYLTLNDDERGETYMRVTDGSVSAAFRRLRLPMGTGLVGLVAQTAMPYTSEHYLGDEQFQHRGFIDDAVAEEGIVSILGVPMMLGSRVIGVLTAANRNERPFEPEEVALLGSLAAHAAVAIDNARLLEETRTALEELSTANEEIKARSAAVERAARAHDRMTAVVVRGGGVEDVAAIVTELLGGTLYVLDADSRQLATTGAATAPLNEEELVGVSASAHSARAQGRTVRRGDLWIASVSSGDEMLGTLVLRTPEEVSDADQRILERAALVTALLLLFQRSVTEAEGRVRGELLDDLLSGRPVGAEALAARARRVNVDLDAPHVVLCARYGAQEHRQRAAFWASSYATVERGLAASRAGEVVLLLPGERPGETARRVAKELGASLGRPATVGAAGPVRGPDGVAAAHREAQRCADALKALGRAGDGADAAELGFVGLLMGDDRDVPGFLARAIGPVLDYDERRGTSLVQTLEAYFGTGGGLAKTAELLHIHVNTVSQRLERIARLLGEDWHTPERALEIQLALRLLRLSR, from the coding sequence GAGGCCTCACCCGTCGAGTTCGAGGGTCCCCTCGTCCAGGCGCGGGCGGAGGGCGCCCCGCCGGCCGTCCTGGAGGAACTGGAGGCGGCCAAGCTGGCGGCGCTGCGGGTCCGGGCGGTGATGCGGCGGCACGCGCGCCGGGAGGCGGAGCTGGAGGCGCTGTTCGACACCGCGGGCGACCTCGCGGGGCTGCGCGACCTCGACGCCGTGCTGGAGGCGATCACCCGCCGCGCCCGGCGGCTGCTGAACGCCGACATCGCCTACCTGACGCTGAACGACGACGAGCGCGGCGAGACCTACATGCGGGTCACGGACGGCTCGGTGTCGGCGGCGTTCCGGCGGCTGCGGCTGCCGATGGGCACCGGTCTCGTCGGCCTCGTCGCGCAGACCGCGATGCCCTACACGAGCGAGCACTACCTCGGCGACGAGCAGTTCCAGCATCGCGGCTTCATCGACGACGCGGTCGCGGAGGAGGGCATCGTCTCGATCCTGGGCGTGCCGATGATGCTGGGCAGCCGCGTGATAGGCGTCCTGACCGCGGCGAACCGCAACGAGCGCCCGTTCGAGCCCGAGGAGGTCGCGCTGCTCGGATCGCTCGCCGCGCACGCCGCGGTGGCGATCGACAACGCCCGTCTCCTGGAGGAGACCCGCACGGCGTTGGAAGAGCTCAGCACGGCCAACGAGGAGATCAAGGCGCGGAGCGCCGCTGTAGAGAGGGCGGCGCGCGCGCACGACCGGATGACGGCCGTGGTCGTCCGCGGCGGCGGCGTGGAAGACGTCGCCGCGATCGTGACCGAGTTGCTGGGCGGGACGCTCTACGTCCTGGACGCGGACAGCCGCCAGCTCGCGACGACGGGCGCCGCGACCGCTCCCCTCAACGAGGAGGAGCTCGTCGGGGTCTCGGCCTCGGCGCACTCTGCGCGCGCGCAGGGCAGGACCGTCCGGCGCGGTGACCTGTGGATAGCGTCCGTGTCCAGCGGCGACGAGATGCTCGGCACGCTCGTGTTGCGGACGCCCGAGGAGGTGTCGGACGCCGACCAGCGGATCCTGGAGCGGGCCGCGCTCGTCACCGCGCTGCTGCTGCTGTTCCAGCGGAGCGTCACCGAGGCCGAGGGGCGGGTGCGCGGCGAACTGCTCGACGACCTGCTCTCCGGCCGACCGGTCGGCGCGGAGGCCCTCGCGGCCCGCGCCCGGCGGGTGAACGTCGATCTGGACGCCCCGCACGTGGTGCTGTGCGCGCGGTACGGGGCGCAGGAGCACCGGCAGCGAGCCGCCTTCTGGGCGTCGTCCTACGCGACCGTGGAGCGCGGCCTGGCCGCCTCACGCGCCGGTGAGGTCGTGCTGCTGCTGCCGGGCGAGCGGCCCGGCGAGACGGCCCGCCGGGTCGCCAAGGAGCTGGGCGCCTCCCTCGGCCGGCCCGCCACCGTCGGCGCGGCGGGCCCGGTGCGGGGGCCCGACGGCGTCGCCGCCGCCCACCGCGAGGCGCAGCGCTGCGCCGACGCCCTGAAGGCGCTCGGACGCGCCGGCGACGGCGCCGACGCCGCCGAGCTCGGCTTCGTCGGCCTGCTCATGGGCGACGACCGGGACGTCCCCGGCTTCCTCGCCCGCGCCATCGGCCCCGTCCTGGACTACGACGAGCGGCGCGGCACCTCGCTCGTCCAGACCCTGGAGGCGTACTTCGGGACCGGCGGCGGCCTGGCGAAGACGGCCGAGCTCCTGCACATCCACGTGAACACGGTCAGCCAGCGCCTGGAGCGCATCGCCCGCCTGCTGGGCGAGGACTGGCACACCCCGGAACGCGCGCTGGAGATCCAGCTCGCCCTCCGCCTTCTGCGCCTCTCTCGCTGA